A window of Silurus meridionalis isolate SWU-2019-XX chromosome 4, ASM1480568v1, whole genome shotgun sequence contains these coding sequences:
- the prss1 gene encoding trypsin-1 — translation MKWIILLSLFAVAFTAPFEEEDKIVGGYECRKNGVPYQVSLNAGYHFCGGSLISNLWVVSAAHCYKSRIEVRLGEHNIDTNEETEQFISSATVIKHSSYSGSTLNNDIMLIKLSRAATLNSYVKTVALPSSCASAGTKCLISGWGNTLSSGTNYPSNLRCLDAPILSDTSCRNAYPGQITSNMFCAGFLEGGKDSCQGDSGGPVVCNGQLQGIVSWGYGCALKNKPGVYTKVCKYTAWIRDTMNRY, via the exons ATGAAGTGGATTATTTTACTTTCTTTGTTTGCAGTGGCAT TCACTGCCCCTTTCGAGGAGGAGGATAAAATCGTTGGAGGTTATGAGTGCAGAAAGAATGGGGTTCCCTATCAGGTGTCACTGAATGCTGGCTATCACTTTTGTGGAGGCTCTCTGATTAGCAATCTGTGGGTCGTGTCAGCTGCTCATTGTTATAAGTC GCGTATTGAAGTGCGTTTGGGTGAGCACAACATTGACACCAACGAAGAAACCGAGCAGTTTATTAGCTCAGCAACGGTCATCAAACATTCAAGTTACAGCGGCAGCACTCTCAACAATGACATCATGCTCATCAAGCTCAGCCGGGCTGCCACCCTGAACAGCTATGTGAAAACTGTGGCTTTGCCATCCAGCTGTGCTTCTGCTGGTACAAAATGCCTTATCTCTGGATGGGGAAACACTCTCAGCAGTGGCA CAAACTACCCTTCCAATCTGAGGTGCTTGGATGCACCAATCCTGAGTGACACCAGTTGCAGAAATGCTTACCCTGGTCAGATCACTTCCAACATGTTCTGTGCCGGCTTCCTCGAGGGAGGCAAAGACTCTTGCCAG GGAGATTCTGGTGGTCCAGTCGTGTGCAACGGTCAGCTGCAGGGTATCGTGTCCTGGGGTTATGGCTGCGCTCTCAAGAACAAGCCCGGTGTCTACACTAAAGTCTGCAAATACACTGCCTGGATCAGGGACACCATGAACCGATATTAA
- the si:dkeyp-84f3.9 gene encoding zinc finger protein 569 — translation MDDLHHNSTMKESCTILEDTCMSKMSPKEDNKQHDGLVEVNNKDSFDNHTKSVQDPTEMQAPNGKSLSGISCDGMSSLKEGSEKDEKMNDANHEHGGSEPQRASLRIERSKQASEVATASISLSTICVPLSTAEQKHNVQQCILKPLTITDCPPKESNAANAYNPLERDGSSYRGRPRKEKRLIKCEFCGRLFNHASAYIIHRRVHTGEKPFSCQVCGKAFAQLSNLRSHTKIHNAPKSLTLQNSSISLNKAIAPKIVTPPRENPVCITPVFRNDHPTKSNESLNRSRKPVACPICGKVFPYKSVLKIHLRTHSGEKPYSCRVCGKAFTQACTVRVHERVHWSIKPFLCSKCGKEFSQIGTLKGHTCDGKRQTHATLKEMEIAGVVTFRCHLCKKCFSTRDEYDVHVQAHTDSHRYCCDRCGQKYSLRSELDAHMKHCLSMWHANVKPHSHSSVKVETKTTEPETAEGSQAENAELAAIEVQIPSLVQSLKQEYQTKQMKTHQSEFFLDPKNKKYPSLLACPSKVIATSAYEPQNSLSHCQPFKARYIVALLNSLDQKSDPRKYLCPRCGRLFRHVGRLRAHMLSHARGKSFTCGHCGKISENWSNFWRHQRMHKQRRGRFFCPKCSQGFRFASIYMEHLQQHPELNAYFCPICPHTFSNATSLKNHQQEWHRSSMPHLCDICGKGFSTSIVLKRHRVTHCFKNSQVDIPYVVDVQPMIKPYECGKCAASFKTLDLLFSHQLCHSPKGLSCRTNNGHEDPNKRQHSPSDQNNLLISISTSHQNNSEPCQDLIHTHRFPSIPPVSFQTQTQQGTDIRDAQNATTSPLIADSKPPRLEKKGIKSTMCTCVNSVKAEETHSETTLESKSRHKAGHLVCTDCGACFALLPALHEHYLKHARGEI, via the coding sequence ATGGATGATTTACACCACAATTCTACAATGAAGGAGTCCTGCACAATCTTGGAGGACACCTGTATGTCTAAAATGTCTCCCAAAGAAGACAACAAACAGCATGATGGTCTAGTGGAGGTTAACAACAAGGACTCTTTTGATAATCATACAAAATCTGTACAAGACCCTACAGAAATGCAAGCACCCAATGGCAAGTCTCTGTCTGGTATTTCCTGTGATGGAATGTCTAGTTTGAAGGAGGGTTCGGAAAAAGATGAGAAAATGAATGACGCCAATCACGAACATGGCGGTTCAGAGCCTCAGAGAGCCTCTTTACGTATCGAACGGTCCAAACAAGCAAGTGAGGTGGCTACTGCCTCGATTAGCTTATCTACTATCTGTGTACCACTTTCAACAGCTGAGCAGAAGCACAACGTTCAGCAGTGCATTCTGAAACCTTTGACTATAACCGATTGTCCTCCTAAAGAAAGCAACGCGGCGAACGCTTATAACCCACTCGAAAGAGATGGCTCCTCGTATCGTGGCCGCCCACGCAAGGAAAAACGGCTCATCAAATGCGAATTCTGTGGACGGCTCTTCAACCATGCGTCAGCTTACATAATCCACCGTCGTGTCCACACGGGTGAGAAGCCTTTCAGTTGCCAGGTTTGTGGTAAAGCCTTCGCTCAGCTTTCCAACCTTCGTTCGCACACAAAGATCCACAACGCACCGAAGAGTCTAACTTTGCAAAACTCCAGCATATCCCTAAACAAAGCCATTGCGCCCAAGATTGTGACGCCACCACGAGAGAACCCAGTGTGCATAACTCCAGTTTTTAGAAATGACCATCCAACCAAATCCAACGAGTCTCTGAATCGAAGCAGGAAACCGGTGGCGTGTCCGATCTGTGGAAAAGTCTTTCCCTACAAATCGGTGCTTAAAATACATCTTCGGACTCACAGTGGAGAAAAGCCGTACTCTTGCAGAGTGTGCGGCAAAGCGTTCACGCAGGCGTGCACGGTACGCGTGCACGAAAGAGTGCACTGGTCCATCAAGCCTTTTCTCTGTTCCAAATGTGGGAAAGAGTTTTCACAGATCGGGACACTGAAAGGTCACACCTGTGATGGGAAGAGGCAGACCCATGCTACTTTGAAAGAAATGGAAATAGCTGGGGTGGTAACTTTTAGGTGTCATCTCTGCAAGAAGTGCTTCAGCACGAGAGATGAGTACGATGTTCATGTGCAAGCCCACACGGACAGTCACCGCTATTGCTGCGATAGGTGCGGTCAGAAATACAGCCTTCGCTCTGAGCTCGACGCTCACATGAAACATTGTTTATCGATGTGGCATGCAAATGTGAAACCACATAGTCATTCTTCAGTCAAGGTAGAAACCAAAACCACCGAGCCCGAAACAGCGGAAGGTTCACAGGCTGAAAACGCAGAACTCGCAGCAATCGAAGTGCAGATACCCAGCTTGGTTCAGTCTCTTAAACAGGAATACCAGACTAAGCAAATGAAAACACACCAGTCAGAGTTTTTCCTGGATCCAAAAAACAAGAAGTACCCTTCTCTGCTGGCTTGCCCTTCCAAGGTGATCGCTACCTCTGCTTACGAGCCTCAGAACAGCCTTAGTCATTGTCAGCCTTTTAAAGCACGATACATCGTAGCTCTGTTGAACAGTCTGGACCAGAAATCGGACCCAAGGAAGTATTTGTGTCCGCGTTGCGGGCGGCTTTTCAGGCACGTAGGAAGACTGAGAGCCCACATGCTAAGTCATGCTCGGGGGAAAAGCTTCACCTGCGGACACTGCGGGAAAATCTCCGAAAACTGGAGCAACTTTTGGCGTCACCAGCGCATGCACAAGCAAAGACGAGGACGCTTCTTTTGTCCGAAGTGCAGTCAGGGATTTCGCTTTGCCAGCATCTACATGGAGCACTTGCAACAGCATCCAGAGCTTAATGCATACTTTTGCCCCATCTGCCCTCACACCTTTTCCAATGCCACAAGTTTAAAGAACCACCAACAGGAATGGCATCGGTCGAGCATGCCGCATTTATGCGACATCTGCGGGAAAGGTTTTTCGACTTCCATAGTCCTAAAGCGTCATCGAGTaacacattgttttaaaaactcGCAGGTGGACATACCGTATGTGGTCGACGTGCAGCCGATGATCAAACCTTACGAATGCGGCAAGTGTGCTGCCAGTTTTAAAACCTTGGATTTACTTTTCAGTCATCAGCTCTGCCATTCACCTAAAGGCCTGAGCTGTCGAACCAACAATGGCCACGAAGACCCAAACAAGAGGCAACACTCTCCATCGGACCAAAACAACCTCCTCATTAGCATTTCTACATCTCATCAGAACAATTCGGAACCATGTCAAGATCTCATTCATACTCATCGCTTCCCTTCCATTCCTCCCGTTTCATTTCAAACACAAACCCAGCAGGGAACGGATATCCGTGACGCACAAAACGCAACGACTTCGCCACTCATCGCAGATTCCAAGCCCCCgcgtttagaaaaaaaaggaataaaaagcaCCATGTGTACTTGCGTGAATTCTGTGAAAGCTGAGGAAACGCACAGTGAGACTACTTTAGAGTCCAAATCACGGCACAAAGCTGGACATCTAGTGTGCACGGACTGCGGTGCTTGTTTCGCTTTGCTTCCAGCATTGCATGAACATTACTTGAAACATGCCAGAGGAGAGATATAA